One Pyrococcus furiosus DSM 3638 genomic region harbors:
- a CDS encoding DEAD/DEAH box helicase, whose product MIVFRIPEGSAKVKIEKADPKVYFQIYDLLSYRKDYGRWNKAESLYDPYTNTFPVGLLPRVKKFLNSKGYRVRIKDERKIEGEKLNSTWNEKYKLRKYQMKAVKKALKEKMGVLALPVGSGKTIVGLRIIHELDLSALIIVHTKELLYQWAQKIKEVLGIDPGIIGDNKWYEGPITVAMIQTLLSRGTDKFERKYAVVLFDECHRTSAAEKFYEVGVNLPQVYRFGLSATPWRRLRGEEMKIEGVVGPIIYEVKAEDLIREGFLAKPKFEIIEYQSHMPSLADKYKELYEEAIMENEARNKAIIEKAIELVRRGHRVLIDVKRIDHGEMLAKMLKERGIKAEFLSSQSPNRWEILEKYKKGEIQVLVSTLLKEGVDIPEISAIILAGGGKSDIMTIQTIGRALRPKKGGEAVIVDIKDDDPLLFTHFLERQKALKQYYGRYYNL is encoded by the coding sequence ATGATAGTGTTTAGGATACCTGAAGGTAGTGCGAAAGTTAAAATAGAGAAGGCAGACCCAAAGGTATATTTTCAAATTTATGACTTACTTTCATATAGGAAAGATTATGGAAGATGGAACAAAGCAGAGAGCTTGTATGATCCCTATACAAATACTTTTCCGGTAGGACTTTTGCCTAGGGTAAAGAAGTTTCTCAATTCTAAAGGGTACAGGGTAAGAATAAAAGACGAGAGGAAAATCGAAGGAGAAAAATTAAATTCCACATGGAACGAAAAATACAAACTAAGAAAATACCAGATGAAAGCTGTTAAAAAAGCTCTTAAGGAAAAAATGGGAGTTTTAGCTCTTCCTGTTGGGAGTGGGAAGACTATAGTTGGGCTAAGAATAATTCATGAATTGGACTTATCTGCCCTAATTATAGTGCACACAAAAGAGTTACTATACCAGTGGGCTCAAAAGATTAAGGAAGTTTTGGGGATAGATCCTGGGATAATAGGAGATAATAAGTGGTATGAAGGCCCTATAACAGTGGCCATGATTCAAACATTGCTTTCGAGAGGCACTGATAAATTTGAAAGAAAGTATGCAGTGGTATTATTTGATGAGTGTCATAGAACATCTGCCGCAGAAAAGTTCTACGAAGTTGGTGTAAACCTGCCTCAAGTTTATAGGTTTGGGCTTTCAGCTACTCCTTGGAGAAGATTAAGGGGAGAAGAAATGAAAATTGAAGGTGTCGTTGGGCCAATAATCTACGAGGTAAAGGCTGAAGATTTAATCCGTGAAGGCTTTCTTGCAAAGCCGAAGTTTGAAATAATAGAATACCAATCCCACATGCCCTCGTTAGCTGACAAATACAAAGAACTTTACGAAGAAGCAATTATGGAAAATGAGGCAAGGAATAAAGCAATAATAGAAAAGGCTATTGAATTAGTAAGGAGGGGACATAGGGTTCTGATTGATGTAAAGAGGATAGACCATGGAGAAATGCTGGCAAAAATGTTAAAGGAGAGAGGAATAAAAGCTGAGTTCCTAAGCTCTCAAAGTCCAAATAGGTGGGAAATACTCGAGAAATACAAGAAGGGAGAAATACAAGTACTCGTATCTACCCTCTTAAAAGAGGGAGTAGACATACCCGAGATCTCAGCAATTATTTTAGCAGGGGGAGGAAAGAGTGATATAATGACAATCCAGACAATAGGTAGGGCATTGAGGCCCAAAAAAGGAGGAGAGGCTGTTATTGTGGACATAAAAGATGATGATCCCCTATTGTTCACCCACTTTTTGGAAAGACAAAAAGCATTGAAACAGTATTATGGAAGATATTACAACCTTTGA
- a CDS encoding UPF0146 family protein gives MEALAELIKRKVPNEGLIIEVGVGFYLKVAKKLKEYGFNVVVVDINQEAVKNAIKERIPGFVDDVFNPNLKIYLKARAIYSIRPNPEIMMALLTLAKKVKVPLYIVPLSGDVPPREMKLINYKGISVYVWEP, from the coding sequence ATGGAGGCCCTAGCTGAGCTCATAAAAAGGAAAGTTCCCAATGAGGGGCTAATAATAGAAGTAGGAGTTGGTTTCTATCTAAAAGTAGCTAAGAAGCTAAAAGAATATGGATTCAATGTAGTAGTTGTGGATATAAACCAAGAAGCCGTAAAGAATGCAATAAAAGAGAGAATTCCTGGGTTTGTAGATGATGTTTTTAATCCAAACCTTAAAATCTACCTCAAAGCTAGAGCTATTTATTCTATTCGTCCAAATCCAGAAATAATGATGGCACTACTCACTCTTGCCAAGAAAGTTAAAGTTCCCCTCTACATTGTGCCACTTTCTGGGGATGTTCCTCCAAGGGAAATGAAGTTAATTAACTATAAGGGAATAAGTGTATATGTGTGGGAGCCATGA
- a CDS encoding transposase — protein MNYITIKATLEAEKKEDYLKLALLTEKFKRAVELSIRLQLKGVKKSEGVKEVSRLILNNWWYSDSAWDYAKMLRKGAERSGGNPKHIHLKSKFLISKPKENENGNRNVRINGLKVKIRSNGEWLNFKLKTAEKFLPIIFEAQKFKYGAQVILKDGKVYIHIQVPFDVCLRYYGKVNGGHLYAGFDLNSDRINMVVLDENSIIRDVKVEHFPEVNSPGFSRKKAKDLRLKALACLLDYAYHHGVKVVFFEDLGIIKRRNGRVTTSRRGNRKASNFAKKELFEVYLVNLAGSSKLGRELAGNLGLDVHSSSAFVIGWWGLSSLKLTNTPKNGNS, from the coding sequence GTGAACTACATTACTATCAAGGCAACGCTCGAAGCAGAAAAGAAGGAAGACTATCTAAAACTTGCCCTTTTAACAGAAAAATTTAAGAGAGCTGTCGAACTGTCGATAAGACTCCAGCTTAAGGGTGTTAAGAAGAGCGAGGGTGTGAAAGAAGTTTCTCGACTGATTCTCAACAACTGGTGGTATTCCGACAGTGCTTGGGATTATGCGAAAATGCTCCGTAAAGGTGCAGAGCGAAGCGGAGGGAATCCAAAACACATTCATCTGAAGTCCAAGTTTCTCATCAGCAAGCCAAAAGAAAACGAGAATGGAAATAGAAACGTTAGGATTAATGGGTTGAAAGTTAAAATCCGTTCAAACGGCGAATGGCTGAACTTTAAACTGAAAACCGCTGAAAAATTTCTTCCCATTATTTTTGAGGCTCAGAAGTTCAAGTATGGTGCCCAAGTTATCTTGAAGGACGGAAAAGTTTATATTCATATTCAAGTGCCGTTTGATGTTTGCCTGAGGTATTACGGGAAAGTGAACGGCGGACATCTCTACGCAGGGTTTGATTTGAATTCCGATAGAATTAATATGGTTGTTCTCGATGAGAACAGTATAATCCGAGATGTTAAAGTTGAACACTTTCCAGAAGTCAATTCTCCGGGTTTTTCAAGGAAAAAGGCGAAAGATTTGAGGCTAAAGGCTCTTGCTTGCTTGCTAGACTATGCATATCATCACGGTGTTAAAGTCGTGTTCTTTGAGGATTTGGGAATTATTAAAAGGAGAAACGGACGGGTAACGACCTCAAGGAGAGGAAATCGGAAGGCATCGAACTTTGCTAAAAAGGAGTTGTTTGAAGTTTACTTGGTGAATCTTGCTGGTTCTTCAAAATTGGGACGAGAGTTAGCTGGGAACTTAGGTTTGGACGTCCACTCGTCTTCAGCTTTCGTAATTGGCTGGTGGGGATTAAGCTCACTAAAACTCACAAACACTCCAAAAAATGGGAACAGTTGA
- a CDS encoding PRC-barrel domain-containing protein: MVMRLSKIYGKQIYTTKGKYVGYVDEVIIDIDEGRGEVVLLALPGERVGVPYERVTAVGDIILVEATTEKKRISQEG; the protein is encoded by the coding sequence ATGGTCATGAGGCTTTCCAAAATCTATGGGAAACAGATATACACAACAAAAGGAAAGTACGTAGGATATGTTGATGAGGTTATAATTGATATTGATGAGGGAAGGGGAGAAGTAGTCCTTCTAGCTCTCCCCGGTGAAAGAGTAGGAGTTCCATATGAAAGGGTAACTGCCGTTGGGGACATAATACTTGTAGAAGCAACAACAGAAAAGAAAAGAATCAGTCAAGAAGGATAA
- a CDS encoding carbohydrate ABC transporter permease, which produces MKIRKDKLYTLSFFLSPMLIIVVLFYLIPLVLTVYISFTGMKNWNIERYMHDFVGFYNYQRLFHMFKYDPTFKAVVLTTIVFVGITLIINVFGGLGLALATFFMSERPGNIYRLLWLLPRMSPIAVYSLVWYYFFHGSEIGTLNSILLKLGLISEPIPFGQIIPWGAWSIIIFVNGLVGVSFGMIVFTSALNQIPKEIVIAARVDGASGWQISKRILFPMMKWHFLYVLTWQFLSLLTTYPHLFLLVEWDLVNRDYGTTLALYVFNTAFGRGEQEQGLAAAAAVILSILGIIGGVITLKVLEFEKMIKKPRGEIE; this is translated from the coding sequence ATGAAAATTAGAAAAGACAAGCTCTATACCCTTTCATTTTTTCTTTCTCCAATGTTAATTATTGTTGTGCTGTTTTACTTAATTCCACTCGTTCTAACCGTTTACATAAGCTTCACAGGCATGAAAAATTGGAATATCGAAAGATACATGCATGACTTTGTAGGGTTTTACAATTATCAAAGGTTATTCCATATGTTTAAATATGACCCAACGTTTAAGGCAGTCGTTTTGACTACTATTGTCTTTGTTGGAATTACTCTAATAATCAATGTATTTGGAGGACTTGGCCTAGCCCTGGCAACATTTTTTATGAGCGAGCGTCCAGGAAATATATATAGGTTACTCTGGCTCTTACCTAGAATGTCACCAATAGCTGTTTACAGCCTTGTATGGTATTATTTCTTCCATGGAAGCGAGATTGGAACCCTTAATTCGATTCTCCTAAAATTAGGTTTAATTTCTGAACCTATTCCCTTTGGCCAAATAATACCTTGGGGAGCTTGGAGTATTATCATATTTGTGAATGGTCTCGTTGGAGTTAGTTTTGGAATGATAGTGTTTACTTCTGCATTAAATCAGATTCCAAAAGAAATTGTAATTGCTGCTAGAGTTGATGGTGCCTCTGGTTGGCAAATTTCAAAGAGAATACTTTTCCCCATGATGAAGTGGCACTTCTTGTATGTCTTAACATGGCAGTTCTTAAGCCTGCTAACCACTTACCCGCACCTGTTCTTGTTGGTAGAATGGGATCTTGTGAATAGGGACTATGGAACAACTTTAGCTCTTTATGTATTTAACACAGCATTTGGGAGGGGAGAGCAAGAGCAAGGACTTGCAGCGGCGGCAGCAGTTATTCTCTCAATATTAGGAATAATTGGAGGAGTTATCACGTTGAAAGTCTTGGAATTTGAAAAGATGATAAAGAAACCCAGGGGTGAAATAGAATGA
- a CDS encoding ABC transporter substrate-binding protein translates to MKHKAVFLLVVLISGVLASGCIGGETKETQASKKVQLTGDFAKDVIKIGKVLEENGISEVKFSAWGSGDPNSVMRVYGIVDAAYKINKIWKENGISVKITVTVKYDQSFNDQYKEFLSKQPLGQAGDFFVNSYAFLSTLAEEGYILDITDYAQAYQSVINDFYPTLLDASKYNGRLYGLPQDTEARPFYVRKDVAQCVGLDVSQLPEKVKNGEFTWSDVYYWAKQAKEKGCAEWGLIHRKGSAHPDLIQFIFAFNGKLYDENTGKLVLDVPAVYKWLYVEWKFARDGLLPEDIMSWDWAKQIHPTIVEGKTLFDIGGTWYWTEWQTKQYYKGRSLTPEEVKEWFAYTLFPAGEKGAKPVTLSQPFIWMINSKAGQLNPKYEELKDVYQALAFLMIIKASDPKINAIHSVISAHLPVRKAAAELIKDDQWLNNLKALNLDLAPEVKENIKDIVESTVNPINAQFLADVSYMLQYTHFAPSHPKYPALADIFKDAVDKVLRGEMTPEEGVNYIISKINADPELKDNIEIVGEIPKDWKFPRGD, encoded by the coding sequence ATGAAGCACAAAGCTGTATTCCTACTTGTAGTTCTAATTTCTGGAGTTTTAGCTAGCGGCTGTATTGGAGGGGAAACTAAAGAAACCCAAGCAAGCAAGAAAGTACAGCTGACGGGTGATTTTGCCAAGGACGTTATTAAGATTGGAAAAGTACTTGAGGAAAATGGAATTTCGGAAGTTAAGTTCTCAGCTTGGGGATCTGGGGATCCAAACAGCGTTATGAGAGTTTATGGAATAGTTGACGCTGCATATAAGATAAATAAGATATGGAAAGAGAACGGAATAAGTGTCAAGATTACTGTCACAGTTAAATACGACCAGAGTTTCAACGACCAATATAAAGAATTCCTAAGCAAGCAACCTCTCGGACAAGCAGGCGACTTCTTTGTTAACAGCTACGCCTTTCTCTCAACACTAGCCGAAGAAGGGTACATCCTTGACATCACCGATTATGCTCAGGCATACCAATCAGTTATCAACGACTTTTACCCCACTCTCCTTGACGCTTCAAAGTACAATGGAAGGTTATATGGCCTTCCTCAGGACACTGAAGCAAGGCCATTCTATGTGAGAAAGGATGTTGCCCAGTGTGTGGGCCTTGATGTGTCCCAACTTCCAGAAAAGGTAAAGAATGGAGAGTTTACATGGAGCGACGTATATTATTGGGCAAAGCAGGCAAAAGAGAAAGGATGTGCTGAGTGGGGGCTAATACATAGAAAAGGCTCTGCCCACCCAGATTTAATCCAATTTATCTTTGCATTCAATGGAAAATTATACGATGAGAATACCGGAAAGCTTGTTCTGGATGTGCCCGCAGTATATAAGTGGTTATACGTAGAATGGAAGTTTGCCAGAGACGGTCTTCTGCCAGAGGATATAATGAGCTGGGATTGGGCAAAGCAAATCCACCCAACTATTGTTGAAGGAAAAACGCTATTTGACATCGGAGGAACATGGTACTGGACAGAATGGCAGACAAAGCAATATTATAAGGGAAGAAGTCTAACCCCTGAAGAAGTGAAAGAGTGGTTTGCTTACACTCTGTTCCCAGCAGGAGAGAAAGGAGCAAAACCTGTAACGCTAAGCCAACCATTCATATGGATGATTAACTCAAAAGCCGGCCAATTAAATCCAAAGTACGAAGAACTGAAAGATGTCTATCAAGCTCTTGCATTTCTAATGATAATCAAAGCAAGCGATCCTAAAATCAATGCAATCCACAGCGTTATTTCAGCCCATCTGCCAGTTAGAAAAGCTGCCGCAGAATTGATAAAAGATGACCAGTGGTTAAACAACCTCAAAGCATTAAACCTGGACTTAGCTCCTGAAGTTAAGGAGAACATCAAAGATATTGTAGAGAGCACTGTCAACCCAATAAATGCCCAATTCTTGGCAGATGTAAGCTACATGCTCCAGTACACCCACTTTGCTCCTTCACATCCAAAGTACCCAGCACTTGCAGACATCTTTAAGGATGCCGTAGATAAAGTCTTAAGAGGGGAAATGACACCAGAGGAGGGCGTTAATTACATTATCTCAAAGATAAACGCTGACCCTGAACTTAAAGACAACATAGAGATAGTCGGAGAGATCCCCAAAGATTGGAAGTTTCCCAGGGGTGATTGA
- the speE gene encoding polyamine aminopropyltransferase yields MERAFIEWYPRGYGVAFKIKKKIYEKLSKYQKIEVYETEGFGRLLALDGTVQLVTLGERSYHEPLVHPAMLAHPKPKRVLVIGGGDGGTVREVLQHDVDEVIMVEIDEDVIMVSKDLIKIDNGLLEAMLNGKHEKAKLTIGDGFEFIKNNRGFDVIIADSTDPVGPAKVLFSEEFYRYVYDALNNPGIYVTQAGSVYLFTDELISAYKEMKKVFDRVYYYSFPVIGYASPWAFLVGVKGDIDFTKIDRERAKKLQLEYYDPLMHETLFQMPKYIRETLQRL; encoded by the coding sequence ATGGAGAGGGCATTTATTGAGTGGTATCCAAGAGGATACGGGGTTGCCTTTAAAATTAAGAAAAAAATTTACGAGAAATTATCTAAATACCAGAAGATAGAGGTTTATGAGACCGAAGGCTTTGGAAGATTGCTAGCTTTGGATGGAACAGTGCAACTCGTTACGCTTGGCGAAAGAAGTTATCACGAACCTCTAGTACACCCAGCAATGCTCGCCCATCCAAAACCAAAGAGAGTTCTCGTGATAGGCGGTGGAGATGGGGGGACTGTGAGAGAAGTGTTGCAACATGATGTAGATGAGGTTATTATGGTGGAAATTGATGAGGACGTAATAATGGTTTCCAAGGATTTAATAAAGATCGATAATGGCTTACTAGAGGCTATGTTAAACGGAAAACATGAGAAAGCTAAGCTTACAATTGGAGATGGATTTGAATTCATAAAAAACAATAGAGGATTCGATGTAATAATCGCAGATTCCACAGATCCAGTCGGGCCTGCAAAAGTTCTCTTTAGCGAAGAATTCTATAGGTATGTATATGATGCCTTAAACAACCCAGGAATTTATGTTACCCAAGCGGGAAGCGTGTATCTCTTTACTGATGAGTTGATTTCAGCGTATAAAGAGATGAAAAAAGTTTTTGATAGAGTCTACTACTACTCTTTCCCAGTTATAGGATACGCCTCTCCCTGGGCATTCCTTGTTGGTGTCAAAGGAGATATCGACTTTACAAAGATTGACAGAGAAAGAGCTAAAAAGCTACAGCTTGAATATTACGATCCCTTAATGCATGAAACACTCTTCCAAATGCCCAAATACATCAGAGAAACTCTTCAAAGGTTGTAA
- a CDS encoding carbohydrate ABC transporter permease gives MKDVETRSKSSEVVLILGLFLATLPLLVGFSLLALSSFSTQMVTNFDLSNFHPTIENWINALKGKLAITGGIRADMPKIILNTLLVALGVSGVVTGISIMSGYALSRMDFKGRKILILSLMLLHAFPGVALIVGVYLLYRLWAPQDPSLIRTYSFIYVIFARAALEVPMSVWLMKGFFDIVPWEFEWAGIIDGASRITVWRKIMLPLIKPGILAVALFSFLAGWQDIIYVRTFLIDQTLATFIEANIEAEYTHMPLIAAVGTLYLLPTIIFFLTAQQILLRGYSGGIKG, from the coding sequence ATGAAAGATGTAGAAACGAGGTCAAAAAGTTCAGAAGTTGTCCTGATTCTAGGTCTATTCTTAGCAACACTGCCCTTACTTGTAGGCTTCTCTCTACTAGCCCTATCAAGCTTTAGCACTCAAATGGTGACGAATTTTGACCTCAGCAATTTTCATCCTACAATTGAAAATTGGATAAATGCATTGAAAGGAAAGTTGGCAATTACTGGAGGTATTAGGGCAGATATGCCAAAAATAATATTGAACACATTACTTGTCGCCCTGGGAGTTTCAGGAGTTGTTACTGGAATAAGCATAATGTCAGGATATGCACTTTCAAGAATGGATTTTAAGGGAAGAAAAATACTGATTTTGTCATTGATGCTCCTTCATGCTTTCCCAGGGGTGGCCTTGATAGTTGGAGTGTACCTCTTATACAGGCTTTGGGCTCCTCAAGATCCTTCTTTAATACGGACGTATTCATTTATCTATGTAATTTTTGCAAGAGCTGCCTTAGAAGTTCCAATGTCAGTATGGCTGATGAAAGGATTTTTCGACATAGTTCCCTGGGAATTTGAGTGGGCAGGGATAATCGATGGAGCCTCAAGAATAACAGTATGGAGAAAGATTATGCTACCCTTGATCAAACCAGGAATCCTCGCAGTAGCTCTGTTTTCCTTCTTAGCAGGGTGGCAAGACATAATTTATGTAAGAACTTTTCTCATAGATCAGACATTGGCCACATTTATTGAAGCCAACATTGAGGCAGAGTACACTCACATGCCACTAATAGCAGCGGTAGGGACATTATATCTTCTGCCCACAATAATATTCTTCTTAACAGCTCAGCAGATTTTGTTGAGAGGGTATAGTGGAGGAATAAAAGGATAG
- a CDS encoding PLP-dependent aminotransferase family protein has protein sequence MEEILEKKLESGPLNFESYFSEKALKMKASEVRELLKLVETSDVISLAGGLPNPKTFPKDIIKGILEEIMEEHADKALQYGTTKGFTPLRLAIAEWLRKRYNIPTSKVDIMITSGSQQALDLIGRVFLNPGDLVVVEAPTYLAALQAFNFYEPQYIQVPLDDEGMRIDILEEKLRKLKAEGKRVKLVYTVPTFQNPAGVTMTEERRKHLLELASEYDFIIVEDDPYGELRYSGKPVPKIKALDTEGRVLYLGTFSKILAPGFRLGWIAGEPHFIRKLEIAKQSVDLCTNSFGQVVAWRYLEGGHLEKHIPRIIEFYKPRRNAMLEALEQYMPEGVKWTRPEGGMFIWVILPEKINATTMLEKAVKKGVAYVPGEAFFAYRDVKNTMRLNFTYVDEDKIQEGVKRLAETIKEEL, from the coding sequence ATGGAAGAAATTTTGGAAAAGAAACTTGAAAGTGGTCCTCTTAATTTTGAGTCTTATTTTTCTGAGAAAGCTCTAAAGATGAAAGCCTCAGAAGTTAGAGAATTACTTAAGCTTGTAGAGACAAGTGATGTTATAAGCCTAGCTGGCGGGTTGCCTAACCCAAAAACATTTCCCAAAGATATTATAAAAGGCATTTTGGAAGAAATCATGGAAGAGCACGCTGATAAAGCCCTTCAATATGGAACCACAAAAGGCTTTACCCCTCTTAGACTTGCCATTGCTGAGTGGTTGAGAAAAAGGTACAACATTCCAACTTCAAAAGTTGACATAATGATTACAAGTGGATCCCAACAAGCTCTCGACTTAATTGGTAGAGTTTTCCTTAACCCAGGGGACTTAGTAGTTGTTGAAGCCCCAACTTATTTAGCAGCGCTTCAAGCCTTCAATTTCTATGAGCCCCAGTACATTCAAGTTCCTCTAGATGATGAAGGAATGAGAATAGATATTTTGGAAGAGAAGCTCAGAAAGCTAAAAGCAGAAGGAAAGAGAGTTAAGCTCGTATATACCGTTCCAACCTTCCAAAACCCAGCAGGTGTTACAATGACGGAAGAAAGAAGAAAGCATCTCCTAGAGCTTGCAAGTGAATATGACTTTATAATTGTAGAAGATGACCCCTACGGTGAGCTCAGGTATTCGGGCAAGCCCGTACCAAAGATAAAAGCCCTAGACACAGAAGGAAGAGTTCTCTACCTGGGAACTTTCTCAAAGATACTTGCCCCAGGATTTAGACTTGGATGGATAGCAGGAGAGCCTCACTTTATAAGAAAATTAGAGATTGCAAAGCAGAGTGTTGACTTGTGTACCAATTCGTTTGGGCAAGTTGTAGCGTGGAGATACCTGGAAGGAGGTCACCTTGAGAAACACATTCCAAGGATAATCGAATTCTATAAGCCCAGGAGAAATGCTATGCTTGAAGCTTTAGAACAGTACATGCCCGAAGGTGTCAAATGGACTAGGCCAGAAGGAGGTATGTTCATCTGGGTAATACTCCCAGAAAAAATTAATGCCACGACAATGTTAGAGAAAGCCGTTAAGAAAGGAGTTGCATACGTCCCAGGAGAGGCATTCTTTGCTTACAGAGATGTAAAAAACACAATGAGGCTCAACTTTACCTACGTAGATGAGGACAAGATCCAAGAGGGAGTAAAGAGGTTAGCAGAGACTATTAAGGAGGAATTATAA
- a CDS encoding ribose 1,5-bisphosphate isomerase yields MIVREVFEIAEKIKNMEIRGAGEIARAVAEALKIQAEKSKAKTSHELWKELKEASKILYNTRPTAVSLPNALRYVMYRGKIAYTSNADLESLRYTIINAAKEFIYNSEKAIERIGEIGAKRIEDGDVIMTHCHSKAAISVMKTAFDQGKDIKVIVTETRPRWQGKITAKELASYGIPVIYIVDGAARHYMKMTDKVVMGADSITANGAVINQIGTALIALTAKEHRVWVMIAAETYKFHPETMLGQLVEIEMRDPTEVVPKEELETWPKNIEVLNPAFDVTPPEYIDVIITEKGVIPPYAAIDILKEEFGWAFKYREPWED; encoded by the coding sequence ATGATAGTTAGAGAAGTCTTTGAAATTGCAGAAAAAATAAAGAATATGGAAATTAGAGGCGCCGGAGAAATCGCTAGAGCAGTTGCAGAGGCTTTAAAGATTCAAGCTGAAAAATCTAAAGCGAAAACAAGCCACGAGTTATGGAAAGAGCTGAAAGAAGCTTCTAAAATCTTATACAATACGAGACCCACAGCAGTATCTCTTCCAAATGCCTTGAGATACGTAATGTATAGGGGTAAAATAGCGTACACTTCCAATGCTGACTTAGAGAGCTTAAGATACACTATCATAAACGCTGCAAAAGAGTTTATTTACAATTCAGAAAAAGCCATTGAAAGAATTGGAGAAATAGGAGCAAAAAGAATTGAAGATGGAGATGTTATAATGACACACTGTCATAGTAAAGCCGCAATTAGTGTGATGAAAACTGCTTTTGATCAGGGGAAAGACATTAAGGTCATTGTCACCGAGACAAGGCCAAGATGGCAGGGAAAAATTACTGCAAAGGAATTGGCAAGTTATGGAATTCCGGTAATTTACATAGTAGACGGGGCAGCTAGGCATTACATGAAAATGACTGACAAAGTCGTTATGGGAGCCGACTCAATAACTGCCAATGGAGCGGTAATAAACCAAATTGGAACTGCCTTGATAGCGCTAACAGCAAAAGAACATAGAGTTTGGGTAATGATAGCTGCAGAAACCTACAAATTCCATCCAGAGACGATGTTAGGACAATTAGTCGAAATTGAAATGAGAGATCCAACTGAAGTCGTTCCAAAAGAAGAATTGGAGACATGGCCAAAGAATATAGAAGTTCTTAATCCAGCGTTTGATGTCACTCCTCCAGAATATATCGATGTAATAATTACGGAAAAAGGCGTGATACCTCCATATGCGGCAATAGATATCCTCAAAGAAGAGTTTGGATGGGCATTTAAGTATAGAGAACCCTGGGAAGACTAA
- the trmBL1 gene encoding HTH-type sugar sensing transcriptional regulator TrmBL1 — MLEEEILQKLQKFGLTKYESLAYLTLLKLGPSKATDVTKESGIPHTRIYDVLSSLARKGFVDIVHGTPRLYAPVNPEIVLEKIREDLISDIERLKKAFQELYREVHGEELPEIWTVHGFENTIDRAQHIIRSAKHDILINTPYEFLEYLRGVLEKRNDVLIIVISNFSEIPLWLRNKNNVILARSGQAPWLLGTWVIGDINYALFFGTLPEDKGKERFYSFWVKSTRLIQNYVHWFYTMYFDNSEIVKPLNYERMEKPLTLSHIRTVITVLKQAGLPRNIEVIGRSLADKKQVTIKGKVIDYEYTPLTANITVKTDNKKIKVGGLGSYLEDIEGESFILLD, encoded by the coding sequence ATGCTTGAAGAGGAGATATTACAAAAGCTCCAAAAATTTGGGTTAACTAAGTATGAGAGTCTTGCTTATTTGACCCTTCTAAAACTTGGCCCCAGCAAGGCTACAGATGTTACGAAAGAAAGTGGAATACCTCACACGAGAATCTACGATGTTCTAAGCTCTCTTGCTAGGAAGGGTTTTGTTGACATAGTGCATGGAACTCCAAGACTTTATGCTCCAGTAAATCCAGAAATAGTTCTTGAAAAAATCAGGGAAGATTTGATCTCAGATATAGAGAGATTAAAGAAAGCTTTTCAGGAGCTATACCGGGAAGTCCATGGTGAGGAATTGCCCGAGATATGGACCGTTCATGGGTTTGAAAATACAATAGATAGAGCTCAACATATAATCAGATCTGCAAAGCATGATATCTTGATCAATACTCCATATGAGTTTCTTGAATATCTAAGGGGAGTATTAGAAAAAAGAAATGATGTCTTAATTATAGTTATTAGCAACTTCAGTGAAATTCCTCTCTGGCTAAGAAATAAGAATAATGTTATTTTAGCGAGAAGTGGGCAAGCACCTTGGCTTTTAGGCACCTGGGTTATAGGAGATATAAACTATGCTCTATTCTTTGGAACATTGCCCGAAGACAAAGGTAAAGAAAGATTTTACTCTTTCTGGGTTAAATCTACGAGATTAATACAAAACTATGTCCACTGGTTTTACACAATGTACTTTGACAATAGTGAAATAGTAAAGCCACTCAATTATGAAAGAATGGAAAAACCTTTGACACTTAGTCACATTAGGACTGTTATTACCGTACTAAAGCAGGCAGGATTGCCTAGAAATATTGAAGTTATTGGAAGATCCTTAGCTGATAAGAAGCAGGTGACTATTAAAGGTAAGGTTATTGATTACGAATATACTCCTCTCACAGCCAACATTACAGTGAAGACAGACAACAAAAAAATAAAGGTTGGAGGGCTAGGAAGTTACTTGGAAGATATAGAAGGGGAATCTTTTATCCTTCTTGACTGA